The DNA sequence ggacacatgcatcaacacacacacagttatcacaacaggaagaagaaaagagactaaactGAGACATTCAgtcactaaagggttaataacaaaccTAGGACGGTCTGATCAGTGATTCATTGATCCTCAGACGGCcaggtgaggaagaggaagaggaagtcGGGCTTGAGGAGGTGTGACTTCACTGAGGGATGGGTGGAGTTCAGAGATAAACGGGTGGCAAAGCGAGTCGCCACGTCTCTCCACAACACGCCGATGGGAACCAGGAAACGCCAACGATTCTCCTCCGACCTGTGGTCCATCAAGGTACAGTCTGCCCGGCGACACCTGACGGCCTCACCTGTCACGATTATTACACCTGAGAGTTCATCGATGCTGAGGTTCGTTCTGACTCATCTGGTGAGCAGCTCTTGTGTGAcatcactgtctctgtctctctgtctctctgtctctgtagtaCCTGCACAGATTCCAGTGGACTCACCTGAGTGAGCGTCTGGCCTACGAGCAGACTGTCCTCCAGCAGAGACTGAGGACTGAAGTGTCTCAGGCGAAGAGAGAGACAAACTTCTACCTGAACAACGTAGATAAAAGCGCTCATCTGGACaagctgaggaggaagaggcagaAAGACGGACAACAGGTAAATTCTGAACCTACAGGTGGACTCAGGTGGACTCACCTGAACCTACAGGTGAGTCCACCTGTAGGTTCAGGTGGGCtcacagttgtgtttgttttaaaactttat is a window from the Plectropomus leopardus isolate mb unplaced genomic scaffold, YSFRI_Pleo_2.0 unplaced_scaffold5303, whole genome shotgun sequence genome containing:
- the abt1 gene encoding activator of basal transcription 1, yielding GQVRKRKRKSGLRRCDFTEGWVEFRDKRVAKRVATSLHNTPMGTRKRQRFSSDLWSIKYLHRFQWTHLSERLAYEQTVLQQRLRTEVSQAKRETNFYLNNVDKSAHLDKLRRKRQKDGQQVDERTWDFTQHQTEEEIQMKKKKMKKDSISQKHLDKARLLQQKSQSNVSLLAKIFNSNQSE